The genomic segment tggggaaactgaggcacgtgAGGACTTAGGTGTGTCCAGTGCCAGGCACCTGGCACACGGTGGGGCTGGGAGATGAACCACTGCTACTCTGACTTGCCAGCCGTGCAAGGAGACACTTCAGAGCTGAAATtgtaagattgtgtgtgtgtgtgtgtgtgtgtgtgtgtgaggtgtaagggtggggggtggggcagagagagaagggagacagAGGCTCAAGACCCCTTGACTATCAGAcctaaataaaggggaaaaaataagccTTGGGAGAACTGAGGACCACAGGGATGTAAGCCAGCAGTTCTAACTGAGGGTAAATGTGCCCCCAGGGGGACACTGGGCAATGCCTGGAGGCACCCTATGTTGCCCCCATGCGGTGGGGGGTGTGAACCCTCCTGCACCCAGCAGCTGCTGCTACCCCACGTGCAGGGACAGCCGCTACAAAGTGCACTGCGCCCCCGGGCAGTAGTGTAGGGCGGTCCCTCCCCGCCGCCTCCTGGTCTAAACTCAGATTCTCAACTCGGATCTCTCTCTCCTCCcgtctcccctcctctctctcctccccgtcttccctcctctccctcctccccgtcTCCCCACCCCACCGTGCCCCCTTCATTGCCGCCCTTGGTCCCGCTGACGCTGACCCTGCCCGCCTCCGCCCTGGCTCGCTGGCTCCCCTCGGCCTCGGCCTCGGCCTCCGCCCTCTCCCTCACCTGCCTCCTTGGTTTCTTCTCCCTCCATTCCATCTCTCCTCTGGCTTTTCTCCGTCCCTCTTATTTCTTCACACTCCTGTCCACTTTCCCTCTCTTGCCTCCCCACTCATCTCTCTCTGACCCTTTCTCTGCCCGTGATCGTTGCTGTTCCCCTTCCGTGGCATCGGGACATTCTTCTGTGGCTCGCGCATCACCGACCACTGCCCCCTGGGCCTGGCCAACCCCGGGCCCATGCACGGACCCCCCTTTTCCGGGCTCCTGCTCGCCCCCTCCCCGTGCTTCTGCCTTCCTCATCCTTTCCCGCTACCATCTCCACATTTCTGCACCTCTGGCGCCTTTCTTCCGTGCACCGTTCCAGCCTCGGTTCTCCCCCCAGCCTGGCTGCCCCGGCCGAGCTCCTGCGCGCCCCATGCCGGCCCTCCTGTTCCTCGGGACCCTCCTGTTCCTGGCCTCGACTACCGGCCAGGCTGGGGCGCGTCCGTCCAACGCCACGAGCGCCGAGCCCCCGGGTCCGCTGCCCGCCCTGCTGGCGCACCTGCGGCGCCTGACCGGGGCGCTGACGGGCGGCGGGGGTGCAGCGGGCGCGGGGGCCAACGGCACCAGAGCCAGCACCCCGAGCTCGGCGGGCGCGGCTGCACGCGCGCCCCCTCCGGCCGAGCTGTGCCACGGCTACTACGACGTCATGGGCCAGTACGACGCCACCTTCAACTGCAGCACCGGCTCCTACCGCTTCTGCTGCGGCACCTGCCACTACCGCTTCTGCTGCGAACACCGCCACATGCGCCTGGCGCAGGCCTCCTGCTCCAACTACGACACGCCGCGCTGGGCCACCACGCCGCCGCCGCTGGCCGGGGGCGCCGGGGGCGCCGGGGGTGCGGGCGGGGGGCCTGGGCCCGGCCAGGCCGGCTGGCTGGAAGGGGGCCGggcgggcggggctggggggcgtGGGGGCGAGGGCCCAGGGGGCAGCACGGCCTACGTGGTGTGCGGGGTCATCAGCTTCGCCCTGGCCGTGGGCGTCGGCGCCAAAGTGGCCTTCAGCAAGGCGTCCCGTGCGCCCAGGGCGCCCAGGGAGATCAACGTGCCCAGGTGTGTGTACTCtagggccggggggcggggggtgctgggggctggacttgggcggcgggggcggggccagaTGGAGTGAGGCGGGTGGGCCCGCATGGCCAGAGGCTGAGGCCGCCGAAGCCTTGAGGAGACGGGCGGGGTCTGAGAATACAGGTGACTGGAGTGACAGGCTAGGGAGGGACGAGGTTGGCTCACgccttcattcagcaaatatttcttgagcGCTTTCTGTGAGCCAGGAGCTGGGGCACAGCGGTGGACAAGACAAAATCCCTGCACTGACGAGTGAACCTGGCTTCTAATCCCAGGCCAGCTGCCTGCGGGCTGTGTGACCCGGggaaagttgcttaacctctctgtgcctgttcCCTGTGTCTGTACAGTGGGGCTAATCATTATTCCCCACCCATTCGGACAGCAATGAAGATTAACTGGGTTGATTCATGTCCAgtcctggcacatggtaagccTTCAATAAATGCTGGCTACCGTTATCATTAAGATAGTAAGCaagcagtgttagttgctcagacgtATCcaactttgggaccccatggaccatagcccaccaggttcctcggtccatgggattctccaggcaagaataccggagtgggttgccatttccttctccagggggtcttccccacccaggaatcgagtctggtctcctgcactgcaggcagactctctgccctccgagccaccagggaagccctgcacttGGGCAGTATGCTTTCAGATGCTAATGACTGCTGCGAAGAAACGCAGTGTGACGCGATGTGAGTGGGAGGGGAGGTGCTGTTTTACATGAAGGGGTCAGGAAAGACCTCTCTGAGCAGAGACCTGGAGGACAAGAGAGAACCAAGCAGGTATCTATGGAAAGGGCACTCCAGGCAGAGGAGGCCGTAagcgcaaaggccctggggtggcgTGTTGGAAGGACTGTGAAGAGGCCCACGACACTGGAGCGCAGTGGGTGAGGAGGAGGTGGACAGAAACAGGTGGAGGTGGGTTCACCCTAAgtgcggtggggggggggggggcactggAGTGTCCTGAGCTCCGTGTGCGGCCACCTGAGCCCTGGGCTGTGCATGCGAACTTAGCCGCAAGGAACAAGGGCAGAAACGGGCAGGGCAGGCGGGTCCATGGCGAGAAGCAGGCTGCTAGCCGCAGAGGTGGCGACAAATGGTTGGGATATATTTTGGAGAGCGAATCCAGGGGATTACTAAGGGCCATGGAGGAAAGACGAAGAGTCTAGGGTGAATCTAAGGTTTTAGCGCCGTGGGGACGGCAGCAAAAGAAACAGGAGTAAGGTCCCAGGTTCGGGGTGGCGCAGAGCCACAGAGAGGACGCTGTGGAAGGGACCACACAAGGGGTAGGATCCAGATGAATTGGGGAAGTGAGTCGGAGGGACCCTGAGGCAGGCGGAGCTCAGACTGACGCTAGCAAGGGGCGTGGCCAAAGGCGAGAAGTCGAGCCGAACTAAGATACCCGCAAACGTGAGAAGGGGAGGGGAAAGAGGCCTGCgccctccctctctccatccctaCCCGCAGCCCCCAGGCCACTGACCATCCCTCTGCCCCTTCCAGGGCTCTGGTGGACATTCTGAGACATCAGGCGGGGCCCGGGGCCCGCCCGAACCGGGCACGAAGCAGCTCCCTTACCCCAGGGGTCGGAGGCCCAGACAGCATGCCGCCGAGGACGCCCAAGAACCTCTACAACCCGGTGAAGCCGTCCAATCTCGGTGAGCAGAGGCGGGGCTGAGGAGGCCCTCGGCCCCGCCCCATCATGTGGCCCCGCCCCAGGGTGGCCCCGCCTCCCACCGCCCCGGAATCTGCCTTCCCCGCACAGTCTGGGCTGAGCCCTGTTCCGGACACTGCTCCGGACGCTGCAGCGAGTCCGtccccctccctgcccttccGTGGGCACCCTAGGTGGGTACCGCGGGCGCGTCGACGGTTTCTCAAGCCACTGCGCTTGAGAAACTCATGTCAGACCACCCAGCAGCCGGTGACACACAAGGACGCAGGTAGCCACTGAGTTAGAATGTCTGGAGCTAGACGCCTGATTAGAATCCTAGTTCTACCACTGTGGCCTGGGGCGACCGGCTTcagttctctgggcctcagtttcctcatccataaaatgagcaTCAGAGGAGGGGTCGCCTCACATCACCGCTCTTCTTACGGGGCGTGGCCAGAGCGTCGGCAGAGAGGTCCAGGCGTCCGGGGAGGCAGAGGAGGCGCCCTCAGAAAGAGATCTCGGGGCAGTGGCCAGGGGACAGAGGGGAGTTTCTTGGGCAGGGGGAGCTCAGCTTGTGAGGCGCCCAGAGCTGAGTCTGGGGAGAGGGTGGGCAGGGACCTCAGGAAGGGCCTCGAGTGCCAGGCCGAGCTGAGTAGCTCTGTGTCCTGAGGGCAATGGGAAGCCAGGGAGGAGTTTAGAGCAGGAGAGGAGCAGAGTCCCGAGTGGGCAGGACTATGTCTCTGGGACCCATATGCAGGGAATGAAATGAGAGGAGGAAGGCTCCggaggaggctgggaggcggGTCCAGGCAGTAAAGTACGCGGATTGATCTGAGGTcaggaaggcaggagaaaagaGAGCTTTGAATACTAGCGACGAAGAAGAGACATTTGACCTGGATCTGGAGGGATGAGCAGGAAGGAGGTCTTCAGGCAAGGAAGGGGTTCAACGCGCGGAAAACAGCGGAACAGCACGTGCAGAGGCCCTGTGGCAGAACTGAGCTGGACCACTGGGCATCAGAGGGAAGCAGGGCTTGAGGGGAGGGGTGAGAGATGAGACTGAGGGCAGGTCGGAAGGCCTCAGAGGCCGCCCCCAGCTCAGACTATGTCCCATCGGTGATGGTGAGACAGGCGGAGGGTTTCGTGCagcagaggggtgtgtgtgtgtgtgtgtgtgtctgtgtctgtgtgtgtgtgtgtgtgtgtgtgtgtgtagcaccGTGGCAGGGCTGGTCTTGGAGCTGGGTGGAAGGCTGGTGTGACGATCCGGGAGGGAGAAGGAAGTCAGGGCAAAGACTGCAGAGCTGGGGACCAGGAAGGCGCGAGCAGGAAGCCCTGCGCACAGACCAGGACGGGGTGCCCGCTGGCCGCCGGCAACGGCAGTGACGCCCCTCTTGGTCCCCACAGATaacctgcaccacaactacctgCACCTCAGCGTCAGCAGCCCCAAACACCGCGCTGCCACTCTGGGTATGCACCCGGGCGGCAgggctccttccctccccacctggcACTAAGTCGGAGCCAGGCGCCCCGGTAGGACGGCGGAGGCCGTGGGAGCCTGTCCTCACGGACCAGCCGGATAACCCCGAAGCGGTCCGCGGGAAGCGGCCTGCAGTGCGCCCCTCCTGCCTGGGGTGGGGCACACAGGATGTGCCGGCTGCGCCTCCTGCTCCTTCCCCAGCAAGGAGCCCCCGAGGGGGCGTGGTGGGGGTGAGCAGAGGGGGCTTGGCCTGCTGCAGCTTTGAGGGGCTGGAACCCCAGGCTGCTAAAGTTCTAAGGGGGCGGGGGCGGAACCGCGGGGTCCGAGGGAGCAGGGCCGGACTGACCACGGCCGTGCCCTCTGCCCCAGACTGGCCTGGACTGACCCCGGCCGTGCCCCCTGCCCCAGACTGGCGGGCCGTCCCGCCGCCCAGCCCCTCCTTGCGCTACTCCACGCTGTCCTGCTCGCGGTCCTTCCACAACCTCTCACATCTTCCCCCATCCTACGAGGCTGCCGTGAAGTCGGAGCTCAACCGCTACTCCTCTCTCAAGAGGCTCGGTGAGTCCCGGGAGGGGGGCTGCCTGGGCggcggggcaggggcagggcctgggttcaggACCCTGGACAGTGGCTCGAGCGCTTGCTCAAGCTCTCGATTACCCGGTTagggttcttttcttttttttctccaagggCTTCCAGAAAGACCCAAGGTCATTCTGCATCGCAATTAACCACTTAGGGTGCTTTTCATAAATGCAAATCCATGGTCCTCTCCACAAGATCTATTGCATTCATCAGGACTTGTGTTTGCAATTAATAGAAacacaatttaaagaaaaaaaaaagtaactatgCTGAAACACAACTTAGAACAGAAAGGTAATTACACTGGCTTGATAAGGCAAATTCTGTGTGCCACAAACTTCAGGTGTGGCTGAACCCAGGTGCTCAACAGCTGGCGCcaagattctctctctctcagctctgCTGAAGGGTGGGCTGGCTTCGTTTTCAGACAGAATCTCCCCCTGTGATGGCAAAGACTGCCCTGAGAATCTTCAGGGCAGTTCTTACCAGAAGAGTGTCTCCAAGTGATTGCAGCAAAATTCCCAAACCTGAACCCCACTGGCCAAGAAAGGGTCAGGAGCTTGTCCCAGATCCAGTCACCGTGACTCTTGATTGGACATTCCTGGTTGTGGAGGCGTCACACATTTTAAACAGATTCATGGTCAGAAAGGGTTTTTATACTGTGTCTCATGAAACCCACGTACACTGgcaatttttaaattacagcAAAGTTTTGAAACTTGCCATTGTGGACATTTTCAAAGAGGTTCAAGAGCAGAGAAACGACAAATGAACCCCTAGGTTCCTATCACCCAGCGTTAACATTTTCttgctccctccttcccccaccccatcttTTGGTGgattatttcaaaacaaatccCAGACACTATGTCACTTCAACCACTGATATTTCAATAACACACACAGCTGAAACAAAAATTGTATGAACGGCACTCACCCTTATTCTctcgatgggcttccctgggggctcaggcggtaaagtgtctgcctgcagtgcaggagacccgggttcaacccctgggttgggaagatcccctggagaaggaaatggcaacccactccagtactcttgcctggaaaatcccatggactgaggagcctggtgggccacagtccatgaggtcgcaaagagtcagacacgactgagcgacttcactttctttcacttttttcttattgTGGGAAactttctagtaattttctatcctatttcattttgcaaaatactGTCTCTACCCACAACATTGACTTTACAATCCATGAATGGGTCAAATCGAAAAATACTTTCTACAGTATGAAAGAGAAGGAAGTTTCCTCAAAAAGCAAGAGCTAGGTTCTACGCCCAAAAGAAAGGATATTCCCAAGCGATTTAAAAAACAATCCCCCTCCTCATCTACCGCAACAGCACCGCAAGCTGGGCCTGGGAACATGCATTCTTCTAGCTTGACTGTTCCCACTGGTTAAAACCGTGCCCCTGCCCAGGCTAATGCCCAGGAAGTTCCAGTGATGTCTGGAGCTCCCTGGGGGCCGGAGCCCAGTGCgaggagaggcagagggatggcccagggaggcaggcagctTCTGGGCCGGCTAGGGGCCCAGCTCTATGGTTTCCCCCGCTTCTCCCGCAGCCGAGAAGGACCTGGACGAGGCCTACCTGAAGCGCCGGCACCTGGCGGAGGTGCCCCGCGGGACGCTGCCCCTGCATTCGCTGCGGCGACCCGGCACTGGGGGCGGCTACCGCATGGAAGCCTGGGGCGGCCCCGAGGAGCTGGGCCTGGCCCCCGCGCCCCACCCTCGGCGCGTCATGTCCCAGGAGCACCTGCTGGGCGACGGGGGCCGGTCGCGCTACGAGTTCACGCTGCCGCGCGCGCGCCTCGTGTCCCAGGAGCATCTGCTTCTGTCGTCGCCCGAGGCCCTGCGCCAGAGCCGCGAGCACCTCCTGTCGCCCCCGCGCAGCCCCGCGCTGCCCCCCGAGCCCACTGCGCGCGCCAGCCTGGCCGCCTCCCACTCCAACCTGTTGCTGGGGCCCGGGGGCCCCCCCACACCGCTGCATGGCCTGCCGCCGCCGCCCGGCCTGCACGCGCACCACCACCACGCCCTGCACGGCTCACCGCAGCCAGCCTGGATGTCAGAcgccggtgggggtgggggcacactGGCCCGCAGGCCGCCCTTCCAGCGCCAGGGCACGCTGGAGCAGCTGCAGTTCATCCCCGGCCATCACCTGCCCCAACACCTCCGCACGGCCAGCAAAAACGAGGTGACTGTCTGAGTGTCCAAGgccgggctgggggctggggcgcTGTGGCCTGCGGCCCCCATCCCAGCCTGCACCCCCTGCCACACCCGGCTGGCGGGCCTGGAATCCAGACCTGCGGGGGCCAGGAGGGCTACCTCCAAGGACATGGTTTTGGACGAAATACTCACGAGAGAAAAAGTTTCCTTCTGCAATGTCATGGCAGATAAGATCCTC from the Capra hircus breed San Clemente chromosome 18, ASM170441v1, whole genome shotgun sequence genome contains:
- the SHISA7 gene encoding protein shisa-7 isoform X2, whose amino-acid sequence is MPALLFLGTLLFLASTTGQAGARPSNATSAEPPGPLPALLAHLRRLTGALTGGGGAAGAGANGTRASTPSSAGAAARAPPPAELCHGYYDVMGQYDATFNCSTGSYRFCCGTCHYRFCCEHRHMRLAQASCSNYDTPRWATTPPPLAGGAGGAGGAGGGPGPGQAGWLEGGRAGGAGGRGGEGPGGSTAYVVCGVISFALAVGVGAKVAFSKASRAPRAPREINVPRALVDILRHQAGPGARPNRARSSSLTPGVGGPDSMPPRTPKNLYNPVKPSNLDNLHHNYLHLSVSSPKHRAATLDWRAVPPPSPSLRYSTLSCSRSFHNLSHLPPSYEAAVKSELNRYSSLKRLAEKDLDEAYLKRRHLAEVPRGTLPLHSLRRPGTGGGYRMEAWGGPEELGLAPAPHPRRVMSQEHLLGDGGRSRYEFTLPRARLVSQEHLLLSSPEALRQSREHLLSPPRSPALPPEPTARASLAASHSNLLLGPGGPPTPLHGLPPPPGLHAHHHHALHGSPQPAWMSDAGGGGGTLARRPPFQRQGTLEQLQFIPGHHLPQHLRTASKNEVTV
- the SHISA7 gene encoding protein shisa-7 isoform X1; translated protein: MPALLFLGTLLFLASTTGQAGARPSNATSAEPPGPLPALLAHLRRLTGALTGGGGAAGAGANGTRASTPSSAGAAARAPPPAELCHGYYDVMGQYDATFNCSTGSYRFCCGTCHYRFCCEHRHMRLAQASCSNYDTPRWATTPPPLAGGAGGAGGAGGGPGPGQAGWLEGGRAGGAGGRGGEGPGGSTAYVVCGVISFALAVGVGAKVAFSKASRAPRAPREINVPRALVDILRHQAGPGARPNRARSSSLTPGVGGPDSMPPRTPKNLYNPVKPSNLDNLHHNYLHLSVSSPKHRAATLDWPGLTPAVPPAPDWRAVPPPSPSLRYSTLSCSRSFHNLSHLPPSYEAAVKSELNRYSSLKRLAEKDLDEAYLKRRHLAEVPRGTLPLHSLRRPGTGGGYRMEAWGGPEELGLAPAPHPRRVMSQEHLLGDGGRSRYEFTLPRARLVSQEHLLLSSPEALRQSREHLLSPPRSPALPPEPTARASLAASHSNLLLGPGGPPTPLHGLPPPPGLHAHHHHALHGSPQPAWMSDAGGGGGTLARRPPFQRQGTLEQLQFIPGHHLPQHLRTASKNEVTV
- the SHISA7 gene encoding protein shisa-7 isoform X3, translating into MPALLFLGTLLFLASTTGQAGARPSNATSAEPPGPLPALLAHLRRLTGALTGGGGAAGAGANGTRASTPSSAGAAARAPPPAELCHGYYDVMGQYDATFNCSTGSYRFCCGTCHYRFCCEHRHMRLAQASCSNYDTPRWATTPPPLAGGAGGAGGAGGGPGPGQAGWLEGGRAGGAGGRGGEGPGGSTAYVVCGVISFALAVGVGAKVAFSKASRAPRAPREINVPRALVDILRHQAGPGARPNRARSSSLTPGVGGPDSMPPRTPKNLYNPVKPSNLDWPGLTPAVPPAPDWRAVPPPSPSLRYSTLSCSRSFHNLSHLPPSYEAAVKSELNRYSSLKRLAEKDLDEAYLKRRHLAEVPRGTLPLHSLRRPGTGGGYRMEAWGGPEELGLAPAPHPRRVMSQEHLLGDGGRSRYEFTLPRARLVSQEHLLLSSPEALRQSREHLLSPPRSPALPPEPTARASLAASHSNLLLGPGGPPTPLHGLPPPPGLHAHHHHALHGSPQPAWMSDAGGGGGTLARRPPFQRQGTLEQLQFIPGHHLPQHLRTASKNEVTV